The Neovison vison isolate M4711 chromosome 13, ASM_NN_V1, whole genome shotgun sequence genome includes a region encoding these proteins:
- the LOC122893585 gene encoding melanoregulin-like, giving the protein MEPRDWLRTVCCCCPCTCLEEPAALEKEPLVSDSNPYSSFGATLARDDDKNLWSMPHDLSHTEADDDRILYNLIVVRKQQAKDSEEWQKLNYDIYTLRQIRREVGNRWKRILGDLGFQKEADSLLSLMKLSTISDSKNTRKAREILLKLAEETSIFPTNWELSERYLFVVDCLIALDAAEEFFNIASRTYPKKPGVPSLADGQKELHYLPFPSP; this is encoded by the coding sequence ATGGAGCCGCGGGACTGGCTAAGGACTGTCTGCTGCTGCTGCCCGTGCACGTGCCTGGAGGAGCCCGCTGCGCTGGAGAAGGAGCCCCTGGTCAGTGATAGCAATCCATATTCTTCATTTGGAGCAACTCTGGCGAGAGACGATGACAAGAATTTGTGGAGCATGCCCCATGACCTGTCCCACACAGAGGCAGACGATGACAGAATCCTGTACAATCTGATAGTCGTTCGAAAACAGCAGGCCAAAGATTCAGAGGAGTGGCAAAAACTCAACTACGATATCTACACCCTGCGGCAGATCCGGAGGGAAGTGGGAAATAGATGGAAACGCATCTTAGGGGATTTAGGTTTTCAAAAGGAAGCTGACTCTTTGTTGTCCCTGATGAAACTCAGCACCATTAGTGATTCTAAAAACACAAGGAAGGCTCGGGAGATATTGTTAAAACTGGCTGAAGAAACCAGTATTTTTCCAACAAACTGGGAGCTCTCGGAGAGATACCTCTTTGTTGTGGACTGTCTCATTGCTCTCGATGCAGCAGAAGAGTTCTTTAATATCGCCAGTCGAACTTACCCCAAGAAGCCAGGAGTCCCAAGCCTGGCGGATGGCCAGAAAGAACTGCACTACCTTCCGTTTCCAAGTCCCTAA